The sequence below is a genomic window from Streptomyces sp. V1I1.
GCGCCGCCGACATCGGGCGCGGACCCGACGGCAACGCCGGCGGGCAGGAAGGCTCCTTCCCCACCGCCCGGGAGTGGGCCGAGGAACTCGACGCCCTGTTCGGCGCGGAGGTCCGCGAGGAGGTCCTCGGCCGGGCCGCCGACACCGGCCGCACCGACGTCCTCGCCGAACTCGACCCTGCCTCGGTGCGCCCCTCAGTCGAACTGCTGACGTCCGTCCTCTCCCTGGCCGGAGGCATGCCGGAACAGCAACTGGCCCGGCTCCGGCCGCTGGTCCGCCGCCTGGTCGACGAGCTTGCAAGGGAGTTGGCAACCCGCCTGCGTCCCGCCCTGACCGGGCTCGCCACACCACGCCCGACCCGCCGCCCCGGCGGCCGGCTCGACCTCCCCCGCACCCTGCGGGCCAACCTCGCCCACACCCGCCGCCTCGACGACGGCCGGACCGTCGTCGTGCCGGAGCGGCCGGTGTTCAGCACCCGTTCCCGCCGCGAGGCCGACTGGCGGCTGATCCTCGTGGTCGACGTGTCCGGCTCCATGGAGGCATCCGTTGTCTGGTCCGCGCTGACCGCCGCCGTGCTGGGCGGGGTACCCACCCTCTCCACGCACTTCCTCGCCTTCTCAACCCAGGTGATCGACCTGACGGACCGGGTCACCGACCCGCTGTCGCTGCTGCTGGAGGTGCGCGTGGGCGGGGGAACCCACATCGCCGCCGGACTGGCGCATGCCCGCTCGCTGGTGACCGTACCGAGCCGCACCCTTGTGGTGGTCGTCAGCGACTTCGAGGAGGGCTACCCACTCGGCGGTCTGCTCGGCGAGGTCCGCGCCCTGGCCACGTCCGGCGTCCACCTCATGGGCTGCGCCGCCCTGGACGACACCGGGACCCCCCGGTACTCGGTGCCCGTCGCCCAGCAACTCGTCGCGGCCGGTATGCCCGTGGCCGCCCTCAGCCCTCTCGCCCTCGCCCGCTGGGTGGGCGACCGCCTGCGCGGAGAACCCCGATGACACCTCCCACCATGACCACTCCGCTCCCTCCGGTGGCCGCTGACGTGTCCGCCGCCGCCGTGGAGAACCTCAGTGCCAGGCTGCGCAAGAAGCTGGACGCGGCGATTGAGCAGTACGCCGCTGCCCCCGCCACCGCCGACGGCGACACGGTCAGCATCAGCTGCGGCGAGGACGCCGTGGTCACCCTGGCGCCGGGACGGTCCGGCACAGTCACCGATGCGGACCAGGCACGCTGCACCTGCCTGCTCGCCCCCCGCTGCTTGCATCGCGCGGCCGTCCTCGGCGCTTGCCCAGTCGCCGACCCCGACACCACACCGGCGCCGACCGCTCCTCCGGATGACGGTTCATCAGACCAAGGCGTGGCATCAGACCGAGGCGTGGCATCAGGCCACACCCCGGCTCCGTACGCATCGGCGGGCAGCCCGTCCGCGTCCCCGGCGGGCATCGGCACCCTCCCCGCCGACCCTGGGAGCGCAGGGCCCACCGCGGCCCAAGTGGCCGCCGCAGCCGGGCTGTGGTCGGCCGCGGCGGCCGCGCTCGCGGCCGGGGTCCCCGCCGCGGGTGCGGTGCCGCAGGCCGATCTGCTGCGCGCCGCCCACACCGCCCGGCTGGCCGGACTGCACCGGGCCGAGGCCGCCGCGCTGCGCGTCGTCCGCGGGCTGCGCAGCGCCCGCGCCCGGCACGACAGCCACCGCCTGGACGACCTGGTCTCCGCACTGCGCGAACTGCTGCTCACCACGGGGCTGCTGGCAGCGTCCGAGCCCGACCCGGCTCTGATCGGCACGGCCCGCCGCGGCTACCAGCCGGGCGGCAGTCTCCGGGTCCACGGGGTCTGTCGCGAACCGGTGATCAGCGCCACCGGATACGGCGGCGTCGTTACCCACCTCCTCGCTGAGGACGGCCGGTGGTTCTCGGTCGCCGACGTCAAGCCGGGCGGCCCCGCCCGCGCCCGCGGAGCAGCCACCGCCACCGTCGCCCTCGGCGCGGCCACCCTCGATCACGCCCAACTCGCCCGCGGCGGCCTGCTGGTCACCGGGGCAACCGTCTCGCCGGACGGCCGCCTGGGTTCCGGCCGCGGCGTACGGGCCACCCCGCTTGCGGGCCTGCCCTGGTCCTCCGGGCCGATGGCCGCCCTGTTCGCCCGCCCGCTGGCCGAAGCAGTCGCCACGCTGCTGTCCACAACACCCGGCGACGACCCGGAGCGGGCGGAGGCGGTCGGGCAACTCGTCGGCTGCGACATGGTGGTGGCCGGAGCCGCAGGCGATCACCTCCTCGCGCACGAGCTGCGACCTGGTCAGGAGCAGGCGCCCTCCGTGGACGGCTCACCGGCCGCGCCGACCGGTCCCCTGATCCGGCTGGTGCCCGCCAGCGGGCACCCCGATCTCGCCCACACGGCCAACCTCCAGCAGCTCGCCTCCCGCCCCGGCCTCCGGATACGCGTGCTCGGACGGCTCGACCCGGACCGGGCCACGACCCTGCGCCCGCTCGCCGTCGGCCCGGTGCCGTACGCCGAGGCGACCCTGCGCCTGCCCGCAGGCTGGCTGGACCGGGCCGATCTCGGATACGACCGCCTCCAGGGCTCGCATCTCCCGCCGCGCGAGGCGTGTCCCGCCATGCCCGCACTCGCGCATACTTTGCCCGACCCGATGGCCGACGCCCCTCTGTGGCAGTTTCGCCACCTGGTGGAACTGGCCGTCGCCGGAGGCCGCCGGTCGGTCGGCGAGTTCGCACGCACCGGTGGCACCGTGGGGGGTGACGGCTTCGCGCCGCTGCGCCGCGCGGGCTTCCAGGCCGCCGCCGAGTTGGCCGCCCAGCTCGCCGCCGAGGCGGACCGCCGTGGCCGGGACGCCTTCGGCCGGCTCACCGACCCCGACACCGACCGCTACGCCTGGGCGTGGCTCGGCACGGCCGTACACCTCGCGGCGACCGAACGCGCGCTGGTGCGGGCCTCCTGGCACACCGTCGGCTGACCGGGCCCAGCCGCACCGGCCCGCGTCACCCCGAGTGGGCCACGCCAGCAACACCCCCGAACACCCCGGCGCAGTGCCCGGCCGCCCCCAAGCGGGTGGCCGGGCGCCGGCGATGCCTCGCAAAGGTCGGCCGAAAAGGACAGTTCGCCCGTGGCCGGTCGGAGAACCTCCGTACCCGGCTACGTAGTTCTACCGATGCTTCCGACAAGGGCCGATTGGGAGGCTCAGCCCGGAATGGATGCCCGGTCGGCGGCGTGGGTTACAGTCTCGCTCTACCCCCTGATACACGGCACGTCCACACAGCTGGGGGAGCCTTCTTGGGGGATACGAAGATGCGGACCGAACACGTGGACCTGCCCGGATACGAGGTCGTCGAAGTCCTCGGTCAGGGCGGGTTCGCCACCGTGTACCGCGCGCGCCAGCTCGCCGTGGGCCGGGAGGTCGCGCTCAAGATAGACGGCCGTGTGCTGTCCTCCGCCCGCGACCGTCAGCGGTTCATGCGCGAGGTCACCGCGGCCGGACAGTTGTCGGGCCACCCGCATGTGGTCGCGGTGTACGACGCCGGTGTACTCGCCGACGGCCGCCCGTACATGGTGCTGGAACTGTGCCCGGGCGGTTCTCTGGGCGACCGGCTCCACCGACACGGTCCGTTTCCTCTGCAGGAGGCGCGAGATGTTGGCGTGCGCATCGCCGACGCGTTGGCCGCGGCGCACGCCGCCGGAGTGCTGCACCGGGACATCAAGCCGGGCAACATCATGATCAACCAGTACGGCGGGGTCGCTCTTGCTGACTTCGGGCTCGCCGCCATGCCGCGACCGGGGCACGAACTGTCGGTGACGAGGGAAGCGCTGACCCCGGCGTACGCCCCGCCGGAGGCATTCCTCCTGACCGATCCAACGCCGGCTGGGGACGTGTACTCGCTCAGCGCGACCATCTACGCCCTTGTACTCGGCCGCCCGCCCCACTTCCCCGAAGAGGGCAGCCTCAGCATCGCGGAACTCATCACGCGGCACGGCCTGCCCATACCCGACCTGCCGGGCGCACCCCCTGCGCTGACCGAGGTCCTCAGGCAGGCCATGGCCCCGGACCCCGCCCACCGCCTGCCGAGCGCCGAGGCATTGCGGGACGCCCTTGCCGGCCTCGACCTCCACAACACCACAGCGCCCGCCGCCCCGTACGTCCAGTCCACCCCGGCGAGCGGGAATCCCCCGCTGCCGCAGGCGACACAGGGCTTTCCGTCTCTGCGTTCAGGAAGTGGCGCGGAGACGCAGCCCGTCGTGACAGCGGGCCGGGGGAGGAAGGGTCTCCGCCTGCGGTTGGTCGTCCCGGTCCTGACACTGGCCGCGGCCGTCCTCGGCACGGCCGGAGTGCTGGCCTACCAGAACCAACAGTCGGCCAATGAGTCTGCCTCGCCCTCTCGCACATCCACAGGAGGCACGACTCCCGAAGGCGAGAAATCGTCCGCCAAGACTGTTTTCAAGGTGCCGACGACCACCAAGGACTGCCCGGCGGCATCGGTGGACGGTGTGAACGGCCGCTGCACCACAACCGCCGAGTGCTGGGGCGGCATGGTCGTCATAACCGGAATCGTCAGCGTCAACCGCTCGGACTGCACGGTTGAGCACCCGTGGGAAACCTTTGCCATCGCCCCGCTGCCCACGGACGGGATGACCATCAACCAGCAGGAACTGGCGAACCACCCGGACGTGCGCAAGCTCTGCTCACGCGACGTCA
It includes:
- a CDS encoding serine/threonine-protein kinase; its protein translation is MRTEHVDLPGYEVVEVLGQGGFATVYRARQLAVGREVALKIDGRVLSSARDRQRFMREVTAAGQLSGHPHVVAVYDAGVLADGRPYMVLELCPGGSLGDRLHRHGPFPLQEARDVGVRIADALAAAHAAGVLHRDIKPGNIMINQYGGVALADFGLAAMPRPGHELSVTREALTPAYAPPEAFLLTDPTPAGDVYSLSATIYALVLGRPPHFPEEGSLSIAELITRHGLPIPDLPGAPPALTEVLRQAMAPDPAHRLPSAEALRDALAGLDLHNTTAPAAPYVQSTPASGNPPLPQATQGFPSLRSGSGAETQPVVTAGRGRKGLRLRLVVPVLTLAAAVLGTAGVLAYQNQQSANESASPSRTSTGGTTPEGEKSSAKTVFKVPTTTKDCPAASVDGVNGRCTTTAECWGGMVVITGIVSVNRSDCTVEHPWETFAIAPLPTDGMTINQQELANHPDVRKLCSRDVMTKSRLGKALKIAPTGWTVDVLPPSQTEYTNGLRVFRCVATVTGEQSSGTYFRPRSSTMP
- a CDS encoding SWIM zinc finger family protein — translated: MTTPLPPVAADVSAAAVENLSARLRKKLDAAIEQYAAAPATADGDTVSISCGEDAVVTLAPGRSGTVTDADQARCTCLLAPRCLHRAAVLGACPVADPDTTPAPTAPPDDGSSDQGVASDRGVASGHTPAPYASAGSPSASPAGIGTLPADPGSAGPTAAQVAAAAGLWSAAAAALAAGVPAAGAVPQADLLRAAHTARLAGLHRAEAAALRVVRGLRSARARHDSHRLDDLVSALRELLLTTGLLAASEPDPALIGTARRGYQPGGSLRVHGVCREPVISATGYGGVVTHLLAEDGRWFSVADVKPGGPARARGAATATVALGAATLDHAQLARGGLLVTGATVSPDGRLGSGRGVRATPLAGLPWSSGPMAALFARPLAEAVATLLSTTPGDDPERAEAVGQLVGCDMVVAGAAGDHLLAHELRPGQEQAPSVDGSPAAPTGPLIRLVPASGHPDLAHTANLQQLASRPGLRIRVLGRLDPDRATTLRPLAVGPVPYAEATLRLPAGWLDRADLGYDRLQGSHLPPREACPAMPALAHTLPDPMADAPLWQFRHLVELAVAGGRRSVGEFARTGGTVGGDGFAPLRRAGFQAAAELAAQLAAEADRRGRDAFGRLTDPDTDRYAWAWLGTAVHLAATERALVRASWHTVG